CGACAGCCAGGTCATGAAAAGCATCGTTTCCGGCATCAAGCATACCCTGCTTGTCTCCTGCAGTGTTGAGCTGGTGGATCATGGGACACTGCCCCGCTCGGAGAAAAAGACCAAGCGGATTTTCGACAAGCGCCGCTTTGAATAGCTGTTTTTTATACGATTGAAGGGGGAAATCATGAAACTTCGTCTTGCACTGGCTATATCGTTTCTGCTTGTTACCGCCGGCATTGCCAATGCCGCCGTCACCCTTAACTACGCCAACTTCCCGCCGGCAGCCACCTTCCCCAGCATACAGATGGAGCGCTGGGCCAAGGAGGTGGAAAAACGGACCGGCGGCAAGGTCAAGATCAAGACCTTCCCCGGCGGCACCCTTCTGGGGGCAAAGAACATGCTGGAAGGGGTCACCTCCGGCACTGCCGATATGGGCAACTTTGCCATGAGCTATCAGCCGGGTCGATTCCCGGTTTCCGAAGCTCTAGACCTCTATCACGGTTTCACCTCCGCCAAGGTGGCAAGCCAGGTGCTCTTCGACCTGGTGCAGAAATACCAGCCCAGGGAATTCGCAAAGGTCAAGGTCATCACCCTCTTCACCTGCCCGCCAACCAACTTCATGACCAGCAAACCTGTCAGATCCCTGAAGGACCTGAAGGGGATGGAGCTGCGCGTAGCCGGGACCAGCTCCGAGGTATTGAAGAGACTGGGAGGGGTGCCGGTGGCCATGCCCCAGTCGGAAACCCCGGAGGCGATCCAGAAAGGGGTAGTCAAGGGGATGATCTCCTCCCTGGAAATACTCCAGGACTTCAAATTTGCCGCCTACACCCCCTATGCCACCATTGCCAATCTGCCGGTGGTCTCCTTTGCCGTAGTCATGAACAAAGCCAAGTGGGACAGCCTCCCTGTCGATGTGAAAAAGGTCATTGACGATCTTTCCCGGGAGCAGGCGCTGTGGACCGGGGAATATGTGGACCGGCACGTGCAGGAGGCCCTGGCCTGGTCGGCAAAGGAATACAAGCATCAGGTAATCCAGCTGCCTGCCCCGGAACAGAAGCAGATTGCCGCACTCCTGGCCCCCATGACCGAAGCATACATCAAGAAGGTAAGCGCCCAAGGGCTGAACGGCAGGCAGATCATAGCAGACGTCCAGGCGTTGAAGGCCAAGTATGAGAAACAAGGCAGGAAGAAAAAGTAAGAGTTTATATACGTACGTCCTGGTAACTCCGAACCTAGAACCTAGAACCTAG
This region of Geotalea daltonii FRC-32 genomic DNA includes:
- a CDS encoding TRAP transporter substrate-binding protein; the encoded protein is MKLRLALAISFLLVTAGIANAAVTLNYANFPPAATFPSIQMERWAKEVEKRTGGKVKIKTFPGGTLLGAKNMLEGVTSGTADMGNFAMSYQPGRFPVSEALDLYHGFTSAKVASQVLFDLVQKYQPREFAKVKVITLFTCPPTNFMTSKPVRSLKDLKGMELRVAGTSSEVLKRLGGVPVAMPQSETPEAIQKGVVKGMISSLEILQDFKFAAYTPYATIANLPVVSFAVVMNKAKWDSLPVDVKKVIDDLSREQALWTGEYVDRHVQEALAWSAKEYKHQVIQLPAPEQKQIAALLAPMTEAYIKKVSAQGLNGRQIIADVQALKAKYEKQGRKKK